In the Mytilus trossulus isolate FHL-02 chromosome 1, PNRI_Mtr1.1.1.hap1, whole genome shotgun sequence genome, one interval contains:
- the LOC134683090 gene encoding rho-associated protein kinase 1-like, whose amino-acid sequence MEKKGKNMKIQKKGKIGTEKSFEDTVSESDFVEDELTTNKLDEHRKALLGNFGKDILEAAVDVLRDEFMQIAIEGGRHGAKLALLGKDLVESHKQEIEKKESELFELKREKKDLENELRREKVKNDKLEMLIKRKGAEIKKRQDELDKMKRLMKKKENDLASEQRAHNQREDELKSELQKLKTKYNDLSGKHLAKKASGNIAKEELSKLRKKITELEQQLEQANAKKKVGK is encoded by the exons atggaaaagaaaggaaaaaatatgaagattcAAAAGAAAGGAAAGATCGGAACTGAAAAATCATTTGAAG ATACTGTCAGTGAATCAGACTTTGTAGAAGATGagttaacaacaaataaattagATGAACACAGAAAGGCTCTGTTGGG gaattttggaaaagatattttggaGGCCGCTGTTGATGTTTTGAGAGATGAATTTATGCAGATTGCCATCGAAGGAGGCCGACATGGTGCAAAACTTGCGTTACTTGGCAAGGATCTGGTTGAAAGTCATAAACAAGAAATAGAGAAAAAGGAAAGCGAGCTTTTCGaattaaaaagagaaaagaaagaTCTAGAAAATGAACTACGAAGGGAAAAGGTAAAGAATGATAAATTAGAGATGTTAATCAAGCGAAAAGGTGCGGAAATCAAAAAGAGGCAAGATGAGTTGGATAAAATGAAAAGATtgatgaaaaagaaagaaaacgaTTTAGCATCCGAACAAAGGGCACATAATCAAAGGGAAGATGAACTTAAGTCTGAGCTACAAAAGTTGAAGACAAAATACAATGATTTGAGCGGTAAACATCTGGCAAAAAAAGCTTCTGGTAACATTGCAAAGGAAGAGCTCTCAAAACTGCGGAAGAAAATAACAGAACTTGAGCAACAGTTGGAACAAGCTAATGCAAAGAAAAAAGTAGGGAAATag